GTCCTCGCGGTCGAGCAGCGTGCTGGCCGCCGCGTCCAGGGCGTCGAGCGCCTCGGCCGAGGCGTCGTCCATCCCGATGGAGCGCGGCAGCGTCGTCTGGAGGCGCAGGCGGTCGGCCTCCGGGACGAGGTGGTCGAGCTGGTAGCCGACGGTGTCGCTCACGCCGTCGAGGACGACGTCGATGACGGGGCGCGCCCACTCGGCCAGCCCCCAGTCCTTGGCGTCGTCGAAGGCGATCGGCTCGAACGTCTCGCCGGTGCCCAGCGACAGGACGAGGACCGGCTCGCCCGGACGCAGGCGCGCCGCCTCGGCGTAGGCGCACATGGCGGGGTTGGCCGCGAAGACGCCGCCGTCGACCAGCGCCCGCTGCGGCCCGCGGCCGTCGGCGCTGCGCCAGCGCAGCGGCTCGAAGTACGTCGGCGCCGCGGCGGTGGCGCGGGCGACGTCGCGCAGCAGGGCGTCGCGGCCCTCCTCGTCGGTGCGCCAGCTCTTGAAGAAGAACGGCGCGCGGGCCTGGAGGTCGTACGTCGTGACGAGCAGCGCCACGAGCGCGTCGCCGAGCCGCGCGTCCCCGAGGTAGCGCTCCAGGGCGTCGTCGAGGGCGGCGGCCGAGTGCTTCTCGTCGACGAGGCCCTCGAGCGAGCGCACCCGCTGGCCCAGCGAGCGGCGGAAGATCCTGGGGCCCTCGGTCCGGTAGAGCCCGACGAGCTCCGCGGCGGTGTGGCGCGCCCCGCCGCCTGCGTCGAGCGCGGGGGCGCACAGCGAGCAGCCCAGGATGCCGCCCGTCGAGGTCCCGGCCACGAGGTCGAAGAGCTCGAAGACGGGGCGGCCGGTGATCGCCTCGAGGCGCTCGAGCACGCGCGCCGGCACGAGGCCGCGGATCCCGCCACCGTCGATGCTCAGGATGCGCACGGCGCGACGCTACCGGGGATGCTGTGCGACGTGGAGGCGCGGATCGTGACCCTCAAGGACGGCGACCTGCAGGCCCGGTTCGCCGCCGGCGTCGGCATGGTGGGCTTCTCGCTGACCCACCGCGGCGCCGAGCTCCTGGGCCAGCGCGGCGGCCTGGACGCCTACGTCCGGCGCGGCTCGACCTTCGGCCTGCCGCTGCTGCACCCCTGGGCCAACCGCCTGGGCGGCTACGCCTTCGAGGTCGCGGGTCGCGAGGTCGTCCTCGACGCCGACTCACCCCTCACGCGCACCGAGGAGCACGGCCTGCCGATCCACGGCCTGCTGGCCGCCTCGCCGGACTGGGAGGTCGTCGACGAGCGGCCCGCCGCGGTGCGCGCCCGCGTCGTCCCGGGCGACGAGGTCCTGCGCCAGTTCCCGTTCCCCCACGCCGTCGAGGTCGAGGCCCGCCTGGACGGCGGCGCGCTGCACGTCGCCACGACGCTCGAGCCGCTCGACGGCGCCGCGGTGCCGGTCGCGTTCGGCTGGCACCCGTACCTCGTCGTGCCCCAGGCGGTGCGCGAGGACTGGCTGCTCGGGCTCCCGGGCCACACGCACCTCGAGCTCGACGACCGCGGCCTGCCGACCGGCGCGTCGACGCGCCGCGAGGCGAGCACCGAGCCGCTGGGTGGGCGCGTGCTCGACGACCTCCTGACCGACCTCGACGACCCCCGGCTGACGCTCGCCGGCGGCTACCGCCGGATCACGCTGGAGCTGGGGGAGGGCTACTCGCACGCGCAGCTCTTCGCACCGCCCGGCCAGGCGCTCATGGCGCTCGAGCCGATGACCGCCCCGACCGACGCCCTGCGCACCGGCGACGGGCTGCGGGTCGTCCGCGAGCCGTTCACGGCGCGCTTCGCGGTCGGCGTCGAGCTGCTCGACGCGCCCATCACGCCGGCCCGCTAGACGTCGGGTCCGGCGACGATCTGGATGAGGTTCCCGCAGGTGTCGTCGAAGACGGCGATCGTGACCTCGCCGACCGTCGTGGGCTCCCGGTGGAAGCGCACGCCCAGGCCCTTGAGGCGCTCGTACTCGGCCTCCACGTCGTCCACGGCGAACGACGTGTAGGGGATGCCGTCCTTCTTGAGCGCCTGCTTGAACGGCTTGGCCGCCGGGTGGTTGTCGGGCTCGAGCAGCAGCTCGGTGCCCTCGGCGGCCTCGGGGGGCACCACGGTCAGCCACCGCGCGCCGCCCTCGCCGATCACGATGTCGTGCTTGGTCTGGAAGCCCAGCTTGTCGGTGTAGAAGGCCAGCGCCTTGCGCTGGTCGTCGACCAGCACGCTCGTCACGTGGATCCGCATGGGCGGACGCTATCCGCCCAGCACGAGCTGCTCGCTGCGGAAGTCGAAGCGCGCGGTCCCGTAGCGGGCCATGACGTCCGAGCCGAGCAGCCCGCCGAAGCGCGCCCCATCGCCCAGCTCGCCGGTGACGACGGTCATCGCCGGCAGGTCGCGGTCGCCCAGGCGCCACGTGCGCACCCGCACGCGCTGCACGCGCAGCGTGCCGCCGACGCCGCCCACCGAGCGCCGTTCGCCGAACGGCCTGAGGCCCTCGCGTCGTACGACGCTGCGGTCCAGCAACGTGCGCGACGCGCCGGTGTCGACGATGAAGAGGTACGTCCGCCGGCCGATGCGGACCTTCGCCGTCGGCACGCGCTCCGGCCCGGCGCGCAGCACGTCGAGCTTCGCCGTCACCGGCGGCTGATCGCTCTGGGCCACGACCGACGGGGCGGCGGCAGCGCCGGCCGCGGCCGCCGCGGCGACCCCGGCCAGCACGAGCTTCTGGTGGGCCATGCGGACCGCTCTACCCGCGCAGGCGCGCGGGCAGGCGGTCACGCGGCCACGCCGGGACTAGCCCTGGTCGGCGGCGCGCAGCGCCATCTCCGGCGCCTCCTCGCGGCCGGCCGCGCGGCCCGCGGGCTGGCCGTCCTCGGCCTCGACGGCGCCCTCGCGCGGGTCCTCGTCCTCGAGCTCGGGCGCCTGGCCGAAGAGCGAGGGGTCGCGCTTGGAGCCCTTGATGACGTCGTCGGGCGAGCCGTCGGGCAGCAGGCGGCCGTTGCGCATGCCGTAGTAGATGGCCTGCGGGTGGTGCAGGACCATCGCCAGCGTCGACTGCTCGGGCACCGGGGCGAAGCCGCCGTCGGTGATCTGCATCCCGATCTGCTCGAGGTCGAGCAGCTGCTCGACCTTCTTGTGGTCGGCCTGGTCGGGGATCGCCGGGTAGCCCCACGACAGGCGGCGGCCCTGGGTGGCGGGGATGCCCAGCCAGCCGCGGACCTTCCAGTGCAGCCACTCCGACAGGCCCTCGGCGGTCTGGACGCCGAGGCCGTGGACGAAGAGCTGCTCGGCGAACTCGCCGTCGGCCTCGAGCTTGGCCATCAGGTCGGTGACCTCGGAGCCGACGGTCAGCGCCTGCAGGGCGATGACGTCGAGCTCGCCGCTCTCCTTCGGGCGGAAGAAGTCCGACGTCGCGAGGCGATCGCCCTTGGGCTGGCGCGGCGTCACGAAGCGCGCCAGTTCGGTCTCGCGGTCCTCGGGGTCGAGCACGACGATGTCGTTGCCCTCGGAGTAGCAGGGGAAGAAGCCCAGCAGCGCGCGCGGGTGCAGGTAGTCCTGCTCGGCCCACATGCGCTCGAGGCGCGGGCGGAAGTCGCCCTCGACGAGCTCCTTCCAGGCATCGCCCTTCACGCCGCGCCCGCCCCAGTGCAGCTTGAAGAGCACGTGGGTGTCGAGGTGGCTGTAGAGCTCGTCCATGTCGACCGGGATCTCCCGGACGCCCCAGAACGGCGGCTCGGGGATGTCGACGTCGGTGCGCACGGCGGAGCGGACGCTGTCGTCGGAGGTGTCGAGCTCCTCGGGCTCCTCGCCCTTGAGGCGGAACTGCTCGGCGTCCTCGCGCAGCTTGGTGCGCAGCCGCTCGCGCGCGTCGTCCTCGACGATCGCGTCCATCACGGCCAGGCCCTCGAAGGCGTCCTTGCAGTAGAAGACGCCCGGCTCGTACTGCTCCTCGGTCTCCTTGCCGCCGGGGAACAGCGCGCGGTAGGAGAACGCACGGTTGATCGCGGCGCCGCCGATGAGCACGGGGTACTCGAGGCCCTGGGCGTGGAGCTCCTGCACCGCGGCGGGCATCTGCTTGGAGGTCGACACGAGCAGCGCGCTGAGGCCGATCGCCGTCGCGTCGTGCTCCTTGGCCGCGTCGAGGATGTTCGAGATCGGCACCTGCTTGCCGAGGTCGACCACGGAGTAGCCGTTGTTGGTCAGGATCGTGTTGACCAGCGACTTGCCGATGTCGTGCACGTCGCCGAAGACCGTGGCCAGGACGACGGTGCCCTTCGTGTAGCCCTCGATGCGGTCGAGGTACTGCTCGAGCTGGGCGACGGCGCGCTTCATGACCTCGGCCGACTGCAGGACGAACGGCAGGATCAGCTCGCCCGCGCCGAACTTGTCGCCGACCTCCTTCATCGCCGGCAGCAGCACGTCGTTGAGGACCGGGACGGCGCCGAGCTTCTCGACGGCCTTGTCGATCTGGGCCTCAACGCCGTCCTTCTTGCGGCGCAGGATGTGCCAGTGCAGGGCCTCCTCGGGCTCCATGCCGGCCGTGGGGTCGGCCGCCTCGGAGGCCTCCTCCGTCGCGCCCTTGCTCTCGAAGTGCGCGATGAAGCGCTCCAGCGCGTCCTCGCGGCGGTTGAAGACCAGGTCGTCGGCGAGGTCGCGCTCGACCTGGTCGATCTCGCCGTAGGGCGTGATGTGGTTCGGGTTGACCATCGCGAGGTCCAGCCCGGCCTCCACGCAGTGGTGCAGGAAGGTCGAGTTGAGGACCGCGCGCGCGGCCGGCCCGACGCCGAAGGAGACGTTGGAGACGCCCAGCGACGTCTTGACGCCCGGCAGCTCGGCCTTGACGCGCCGGATGCCCTCGATCGTCTCGACCGCGGAGGGCTTCCACTCCTCGTCGCCCGTGGTGAGCGTGAAGGTGAGGACGTCGAAGATCAGCAGCTCGGGGTCGAGGCCGTGCTCGTCGCAGGCCAGCTCCTTGATGCGCTTGGCGACCTCGACCTTGCGCTCGGCCGTCTTGGCCATCCCGACCTCGTCGATGGTCAGCGCGATGAGCGCCGCGCCGTGGGCGATCGCGACGGGGACGACCTGGTCGAGCTTGTCCCGGCCCGCCTCGAGGTTGACCGAGTTGACGATCGCGCGGCCCGGGATCTGCTCGAGGGCGCGCTGGATGACCTCCGGCTCGGTCGAGTCGACCTGGATCGGCGCGGGCTGCGAGAGCGAGACGCGCTTGGCGACCTCGGCCATCTGCACGTCCTCGTCGGTGCGCTCGGTGAGCGCGACGCAGAGGTCGAGCACGTGCGCGCCGCCCTCGACCTGGTCCTCGGCGACCTGGACGAGGCCGTCGTAGTCGTCGGCGAGCAGGAGCTCCTTGGCCTTGCGCGAGCCCTGCGAGTTGACGCGCTCGCCGACGAGCGTCGGCGACGGGTCCTGCACCAGCGGCGTGGCGGTGATGAGCGACGAGACGTGCGGCGCGCGCGGGGCGGGGCGCGTGAAGTCGGTCCGGGCGCCGCGACAGCGCTCGGCGATCGCGGAGATGTGCTCGGGCGTCGTGCCGCAGCACCCGCCGACGATCGACAGGCCGTAGCGGTCGACGAAGTCGCCCAGGACGTCGGCCAGCGGGCCCGGCTTCTCGGGGAAGATCGTCTCGCCGTCGGGGCCCTGCTGCGGGATGCCGGCGTTCGGGATGCAGTGGATCGGCATCGGCGCGAACTCGCCGAGGAAGCGGATCGCGTCGCGCATGTGCTCAGGGCCCGAGGAGCAGTTGAGGCCGATGACGTCGACCTTGAGCGCCTCCATCGTGGTCAGCCACGAGGAGACGTCGGTGCCCAGCAGCATCTTGCCGTTCTCGGGCATGACGAAGGCGCTCACCTGGATGGGCACCTTGCGGCCGGTCGCCTTGAACGCCTCGCGGGCGCCGAAGACGGCCGCCTTGACCTCGAGGACGTCCTGCGCGGTCTCGATGATGAGGAGGTCGGCGCCGCCCTTGAGCAGGCCGGTCGCCTGCTCGGTGAAGACCTCGACGAGCTTGCCGAAGGCGATGTTGCCGAGCGTGGGGTCGTCGGAGGAGGGCAGGAAGCCGGTCGGGCCGATCGAGCCGGCGACGAAGCGGTCGGGACCGACGGCCTTGCGGGCGATCTCGGCGGCGCGCTGGTTGATCTCGAGCGTGTGGTCCTGCAGGCCCCACTCCTCGAGCTTCAGGCGCGAGCCCTGGAACGTGTCGGTCTCCACGACCTCGGCACCGGCCTCGACCATCGAGGTGTGCACGCCCTCGATGACGTCGGGGCGGTTGAGGACGAGCACCTCATGCGCGCGGCCCGGGAGCTGGTAGTCGCGCTCGAGGTCGAGGTCCTGCTCCTCGAGCAGGGCGCCCATCGACCCGTCGAAGACGATCACACGCTCGCGGGCGGCGGCCAGGAAGTCACGCTCCATGGGCTCGACTCTACCAGCGAACGGGCCAACCTTGACACAGCTGTGTCAGGGTTGTGGCCAGGGTCCCGGAGGCGGGATCAGGGTGTGCCCTGATGCTCCGGGGTGCGCGCGGGCGCACGATGGCGCCATGCCCGAGACGCCCGTCGCTCCCGCCTCCCGCTCCTGGCTGCTGTGGCTCGTCGGCCTGGCCGGCCTGGCGGTCTGCATCACGTCGCTGTGGCACGGCATGCGCGAGGTCATGGACGTCGGCGGCTCGTGCGCGAGCGGCGGGGCCTACGAGATCGCGACGCCGTGCCCGGAGGGGTCGATCCTGCTCGTGGCGCCCGCCATGCCGCTGGGCTTCCTCTTCGCCGGGATCGCGGCCTGGGGCGGGTCGAAGCTGCCGTCCGGGGCCGTGGGGACGATCGGCCTGGCCTGGCCGGCGCTCTTCCTCTCGCTGGGCTTCAACTTCGCGCAGTACGGGGTCGGCGGGGCGGGTGGGGACGGATCCGGCGGCGTGGACGGCGGCTTCCTCACCTGCGCCGTGGTCTTCCTCCTCATGGGCGGTCTGCCGCTGGGCTTCGTGCCCGGGTGGATCAGGGGGATGGGCCAGCGGCGCTCGGTCGTCCTCGCCGGGTTCGCGGCCGCGGCGACCGCGGGCGTGGTCGGCGGGCGGCTGCTCGCCCTCGCGGTGACGGGTTGACCGCACTAGCGCGAGAGGGGAGGGCGGGGCGATGATGGGCCTCGTGGGGACGCTCGTCGGACGCCAGGCGGAGCTCGAGGCGCTGGAGGCGCTGCTGCGCGCGACGCACGAGGCCGGGACCGGCACGTTCGCGCTGGTCGCCGGCGACCCGGGCATCGGCAAGTCGACGCTGTCGGCGTCGCTGGCCCAGGCCGCCGAGGAGGCGGGCTGGACGGTCCTCGCCGGCCGTGCCGCGGAGTTCGAGCGCGAGCTGCCGTTCGGGGCGCTCGTCGACGCGCTCGACGCGCACGTCGCCGGCCTGGACCGCACGCGCCTGGCGCGCATGGGCGTCGAGCGCCTCGAGGAGCTGGCGGCGATCCTGCCGTCGCTGGAGGCCCACGCCACGCCGACGGCCGGCGACCGCCACGCCACGCACCGCGCGCTGCGCGAGCTGCTCGAGGGCGTGGCGGCGACCCGGCCGCTGCTGCTCGTCCTCGACGACCTCCACTGGGCGGACCCCGCGACGGTCGACGTCCTCGCCGCCCTGGCGCGCCGGCCGCCCGCCGCGCGCGTGCTGGTGCTCGGCGGCCACCGCCCGTCGGCGCAGCTGGCGCCGCTCGTGTCCGCGGTCCAGGCGCTCGAGCGCGGGACGCTCGTGCGCCTCGCCCCGCTGTCGCGCGACGACGCGGCGGCGCTGCTGGGCCCTGAGGTGACGCCCGCGGAGCGCGACGCGATCCTGCGCGCCGCCGGCGGCAACCCGTTCTTCCTGGAGCAGCTCGCTCGCGCGCCGGTCGCGGCGGGCGCCGGCACGGCCGGCCCCGCGGGCGTGCCGCCGGGCGTCGCGGCGGCGATCCGCGAGGAGCTGGAGGCGCTGGCCGACGGCACCCGCGCCTTCCTGCACGGCGCG
The DNA window shown above is from Conexibacter sp. SYSU D00693 and carries:
- a CDS encoding patatin-like phospholipase family protein, giving the protein MRILSIDGGGIRGLVPARVLERLEAITGRPVFELFDLVAGTSTGGILGCSLCAPALDAGGGARHTAAELVGLYRTEGPRIFRRSLGQRVRSLEGLVDEKHSAAALDDALERYLGDARLGDALVALLVTTYDLQARAPFFFKSWRTDEEGRDALLRDVARATAAAPTYFEPLRWRSADGRGPQRALVDGGVFAANPAMCAYAEAARLRPGEPVLVLSLGTGETFEPIAFDDAKDWGLAEWARPVIDVVLDGVSDTVGYQLDHLVPEADRLRLQTTLPRSIGMDDASAEALDALDAAASTLLDREDAALRAFAARLTA
- a CDS encoding aldose 1-epimerase, with the protein product MLCDVEARIVTLKDGDLQARFAAGVGMVGFSLTHRGAELLGQRGGLDAYVRRGSTFGLPLLHPWANRLGGYAFEVAGREVVLDADSPLTRTEEHGLPIHGLLAASPDWEVVDERPAAVRARVVPGDEVLRQFPFPHAVEVEARLDGGALHVATTLEPLDGAAVPVAFGWHPYLVVPQAVREDWLLGLPGHTHLELDDRGLPTGASTRREASTEPLGGRVLDDLLTDLDDPRLTLAGGYRRITLELGEGYSHAQLFAPPGQALMALEPMTAPTDALRTGDGLRVVREPFTARFAVGVELLDAPITPAR
- a CDS encoding VOC family protein, with amino-acid sequence MRIHVTSVLVDDQRKALAFYTDKLGFQTKHDIVIGEGGARWLTVVPPEAAEGTELLLEPDNHPAAKPFKQALKKDGIPYTSFAVDDVEAEYERLKGLGVRFHREPTTVGEVTIAVFDDTCGNLIQIVAGPDV
- a CDS encoding retropepsin-like aspartic protease, giving the protein MAHQKLVLAGVAAAAAAGAAAAPSVVAQSDQPPVTAKLDVLRAGPERVPTAKVRIGRRTYLFIVDTGASRTLLDRSVVRREGLRPFGERRSVGGVGGTLRVQRVRVRTWRLGDRDLPAMTVVTGELGDGARFGGLLGSDVMARYGTARFDFRSEQLVLGG
- a CDS encoding homocysteine S-methyltransferase family protein, coding for MERDFLAAARERVIVFDGSMGALLEEQDLDLERDYQLPGRAHEVLVLNRPDVIEGVHTSMVEAGAEVVETDTFQGSRLKLEEWGLQDHTLEINQRAAEIARKAVGPDRFVAGSIGPTGFLPSSDDPTLGNIAFGKLVEVFTEQATGLLKGGADLLIIETAQDVLEVKAAVFGAREAFKATGRKVPIQVSAFVMPENGKMLLGTDVSSWLTTMEALKVDVIGLNCSSGPEHMRDAIRFLGEFAPMPIHCIPNAGIPQQGPDGETIFPEKPGPLADVLGDFVDRYGLSIVGGCCGTTPEHISAIAERCRGARTDFTRPAPRAPHVSSLITATPLVQDPSPTLVGERVNSQGSRKAKELLLADDYDGLVQVAEDQVEGGAHVLDLCVALTERTDEDVQMAEVAKRVSLSQPAPIQVDSTEPEVIQRALEQIPGRAIVNSVNLEAGRDKLDQVVPVAIAHGAALIALTIDEVGMAKTAERKVEVAKRIKELACDEHGLDPELLIFDVLTFTLTTGDEEWKPSAVETIEGIRRVKAELPGVKTSLGVSNVSFGVGPAARAVLNSTFLHHCVEAGLDLAMVNPNHITPYGEIDQVERDLADDLVFNRREDALERFIAHFESKGATEEASEAADPTAGMEPEEALHWHILRRKKDGVEAQIDKAVEKLGAVPVLNDVLLPAMKEVGDKFGAGELILPFVLQSAEVMKRAVAQLEQYLDRIEGYTKGTVVLATVFGDVHDIGKSLVNTILTNNGYSVVDLGKQVPISNILDAAKEHDATAIGLSALLVSTSKQMPAAVQELHAQGLEYPVLIGGAAINRAFSYRALFPGGKETEEQYEPGVFYCKDAFEGLAVMDAIVEDDARERLRTKLREDAEQFRLKGEEPEELDTSDDSVRSAVRTDVDIPEPPFWGVREIPVDMDELYSHLDTHVLFKLHWGGRGVKGDAWKELVEGDFRPRLERMWAEQDYLHPRALLGFFPCYSEGNDIVVLDPEDRETELARFVTPRQPKGDRLATSDFFRPKESGELDVIALQALTVGSEVTDLMAKLEADGEFAEQLFVHGLGVQTAEGLSEWLHWKVRGWLGIPATQGRRLSWGYPAIPDQADHKKVEQLLDLEQIGMQITDGGFAPVPEQSTLAMVLHHPQAIYYGMRNGRLLPDGSPDDVIKGSKRDPSLFGQAPELEDEDPREGAVEAEDGQPAGRAAGREEAPEMALRAADQG